The following proteins are encoded in a genomic region of Borrelia hispanica CRI:
- a CDS encoding ParA family protein yields the protein MDRKKPKIITIASIKGGVGKSTTSLILSTLLAKKYKVLLIDMDTQASVTSYYFNKIKEKEINLIERNICEVLKGDLEIDNAIFNIESNLDLLPSYLTLHSLNEDFYCENRHKSIDLKLKVELRRLKINYDYIVIDTNPSLDFTLKCALNSTDYIIVPMTSEKWTLESYELLEFFVKKLERLIPIFFIITRFKKNNTHKKLLQIIQEKANFLGVVSERESLNKKIASNSYFDLKSDYITEYGQILSNLLCHIKLGNNNIIVPDVSCPTLDNY from the coding sequence ATGGATAGAAAAAAACCAAAAATAATAACAATTGCAAGTATTAAAGGTGGTGTTGGTAAAAGTACTACTAGTTTAATCTTATCTACTTTGTTAGCAAAAAAATATAAAGTTTTACTTATAGATATGGATACTCAGGCATCGGTTACTAGTTATTACTTTAATAAGATAAAAGAAAAAGAAATAAATTTAATAGAAAGAAATATATGCGAAGTTTTAAAAGGAGATTTGGAAATTGATAATGCAATTTTTAATATTGAGAGTAATTTAGATTTACTTCCTAGTTATTTAACTTTACATAGTTTAAATGAAGATTTTTATTGTGAAAATAGACATAAATCTATTGATTTGAAGTTAAAGGTAGAATTGAGGAGATTGAAAATAAATTATGATTATATAGTAATTGATACTAATCCTAGTTTAGATTTTACATTAAAGTGTGCTTTAAATTCTACTGATTATATAATAGTTCCAATGACATCTGAAAAATGGACTCTTGAAAGTTATGAACTTTTAGAATTTTTTGTTAAAAAATTGGAAAGACTAATACCGATTTTTTTTATTATCACAAGATTTAAGAAAAATAATACACATAAAAAATTGTTGCAAATAATTCAAGAGAAGGCTAACTTTTTAGGTGTTGTATCTGAAAGGGAAAGTTTAAATAAAAAAATAGCAAGTAACAGTTATTTTGATTTAAAATCGGATTATATCACAGAATATGGTCAAATATTGAGTAATTTATTATGTCATATAAAGCTTGGTAACAATAATATAATAGTTCCTGATGTAAGTTGTCCAACGCTGGACAACTATTGA
- a CDS encoding DUF226 domain-containing protein, which produces MDSVLERLKEKKVEIKEKENKSIFIKIEKENNRKLYHTKIMKDFYAFGVDKRQGNKFFISFRGLFNQEKIEFFSLFSLKRSDKFLGIFYGYRKPIKNVIIKYEENGFIKSSTFSKVYYIEFRFKKGSIYCYIKGIYRLLKKDKVYTKYCEALIDKLSKLEKEVHMFYNKKLPEGGLITKWIEKNQK; this is translated from the coding sequence ATGGATAGCGTGTTAGAGCGTCTTAAAGAAAAGAAAGTTGAAATTAAAGAAAAAGAAAATAAGTCTATTTTTATTAAAATTGAAAAAGAGAATAACAGAAAATTATATCATACAAAAATTATGAAAGATTTTTATGCATTTGGAGTAGATAAGAGACAAGGTAATAAATTTTTTATTTCGTTTAGAGGATTATTTAATCAAGAAAAGATAGAATTTTTTAGCTTGTTTTCTTTGAAAAGAAGTGACAAATTTTTAGGCATTTTTTATGGATATAGGAAACCAATAAAGAATGTAATTATAAAATATGAAGAAAATGGTTTTATAAAATCGTCTACTTTTTCAAAAGTTTATTACATAGAATTTAGATTTAAGAAAGGAAGTATTTATTGTTATATTAAGGGAATATATCGTCTACTAAAAAAGGATAAGGTATATACAAAATATTGTGAAGCTTTAATTGACAAACTTTCAAAGTTAGAAAAGGAAGTACATATGTTCTATAACAAAAAATTACCAGAAGGGGGTCTTATAACTAAATGGATAGAAAAAAACCAAAAATAA